One Insulibacter thermoxylanivorax genomic region harbors:
- the rpsP gene encoding 30S ribosomal protein S16: MATRIRLKRMGARKRPYYRLVVTDSRSPRDGRFIEEIGTYNPLTDPAAVTIDEEKALKWLQVGAKPSDTVRSLFSKAGIMKKFHESKLQK; the protein is encoded by the coding sequence ATGGCAACACGCATTCGTCTGAAGCGCATGGGTGCTCGCAAGAGACCTTACTATCGCTTGGTCGTAACGGATTCCCGTTCTCCGCGCGACGGTCGCTTTATTGAGGAGATCGGTACTTATAACCCGCTGACTGATCCTGCTGCAGTGACGATCGATGAGGAGAAAGCCCTAAAGTGGCTGCAGGTCGGCGCAAAGCCGTCGGACACGGTTCGCAGCCTGTTCAGCAAAGCCGGCATCATGAAGAAGTTCCACGAAAGCAAACTGCAGAAATAA
- a CDS encoding putative DNA-binding protein, producing MVKHASEQEMLAKTTRMNLLFDWYGSLLTERQRTYMQYYFHDDYSLSEIAAEFAVSRQAVYDQLKRTEAILEDYEDKLGLLSRHEQRQRTIHEMREIARQLSDEQRTAIERLLMQLEEVDRT from the coding sequence ATGGTGAAGCATGCATCCGAACAAGAAATGTTAGCCAAAACGACGCGCATGAACCTCCTGTTTGATTGGTACGGCTCGCTGCTCACAGAGAGACAGCGCACATATATGCAATATTATTTCCATGATGATTACTCGCTGAGTGAGATCGCTGCCGAGTTTGCAGTGTCTAGACAAGCAGTGTATGATCAACTTAAACGTACTGAGGCGATCCTCGAGGATTACGAGGACAAGCTCGGTCTTCTGTCCCGCCATGAACAGAGGCAGCGGACGATTCATGAGATGAGAGAGATCGCGAGACAGCTGTCAGATGAGCAGAGAACAGCGATCGAACGGCTGCTCATGCAGTTGGAGGAAGTAGACCGAACATAA
- a CDS encoding KH domain-containing protein: MKELVSVIAKRLVDHPEEVRVTEKQKEHLIVYELSVHPSDVGKVIGKQGRIAKAIRTVVTSAAVKEQKRVAVDILS, translated from the coding sequence GTGAAAGAATTAGTCAGTGTCATCGCCAAGAGATTGGTTGACCATCCCGAAGAAGTCCGCGTTACAGAGAAACAGAAGGAACATCTGATCGTGTATGAACTCTCGGTTCATCCCAGCGATGTCGGCAAAGTGATAGGCAAACAGGGGAGGATCGCCAAGGCGATCCGCACGGTCGTTACATCAGCGGCAGTGAAAGAGCAGAAACGGGTAGCTGTCGATATTCTATCGTAG
- the ftsY gene encoding signal recognition particle-docking protein FtsY has product MNFFKKLRESISTKAESVTTKFKEGLQKTTSAFTEKMDDLLRRYKKIDEAFYEELEEILISADVGVTTVMELIDDLRSEVKKQRIEDAGQLKPILSEKLVSLLKGDDTDVELRLNEDGLTVILFVGVNGVGKTTTIGKLAHRLKSQGKSVLLAAGDTFRAGAIEQLEVWGQRVGVDVIKHQAGSDPAAVIYDAVQAAKQRKIDVLLCDTAGRLQNKTNLMEELNKIYRVIGREVPGAPHEVLLVVDATTGQNALSQAKLFGEKTGVTGLVLSKLDGTAKGGIVIAIRNELNIPVKFVGLGEKMDDLEPFDSEQFVHALFAGLVTEEDMESSEV; this is encoded by the coding sequence ATGAATTTTTTCAAAAAGTTACGCGAGTCGATCTCCACAAAGGCGGAGAGCGTTACAACGAAGTTCAAAGAAGGCTTGCAGAAGACGACGAGCGCCTTTACGGAGAAGATGGATGACCTCTTGCGCAGATATAAGAAGATCGACGAGGCATTCTATGAAGAGCTGGAGGAGATCTTGATCAGCGCCGATGTCGGCGTGACAACGGTGATGGAGCTGATCGATGATCTGCGCAGCGAAGTGAAGAAACAGCGGATCGAGGATGCCGGACAGCTTAAGCCGATCCTCTCCGAGAAACTCGTGTCCTTGCTAAAGGGCGATGACACCGATGTGGAACTTCGCTTGAACGAAGACGGCTTGACGGTGATCCTGTTCGTCGGGGTTAACGGCGTAGGCAAAACGACGACCATCGGCAAGCTGGCCCACCGTCTCAAAAGCCAAGGCAAATCAGTGCTTCTGGCAGCGGGGGACACCTTCCGCGCTGGAGCGATTGAGCAGTTGGAAGTATGGGGACAGCGTGTCGGCGTGGACGTGATCAAACACCAAGCCGGCTCTGATCCGGCAGCGGTGATCTACGATGCGGTGCAAGCGGCCAAACAGCGCAAGATCGACGTCCTGCTCTGTGATACCGCAGGTCGTCTGCAGAACAAGACGAACCTGATGGAGGAGCTGAACAAGATCTACCGCGTAATCGGCCGTGAAGTACCGGGGGCCCCCCATGAGGTGCTGCTCGTCGTCGATGCGACGACGGGGCAGAACGCCCTGAGCCAAGCGAAGTTATTCGGCGAGAAGACGGGCGTCACAGGGCTTGTGCTCAGCAAACTGGACGGCACCGCCAAGGGCGGCATCGTCATCGCGATTCGCAATGAGTTGAATATCCCCGTGAAGTTCGTCGGTCTGGGTGAAAAGATGGACGACTTAGAACCCTTCGATTCGGAGCAGTTCGTCCATGCTCTGTTCGCTGGTTTGGTCACGGAAGAGGATATGGAGTCGTCGGAAGTGTAG
- the ffh gene encoding signal recognition particle protein, whose protein sequence is MAFEGLTGRLQSVFSKLRGKGKVTEEDVNEALREVRLALLEADVNFKVVRDFINKVRERAIGQEVLKSFTPGMVVIDIVNKELTELMGGTHSKLARSTRPPTVIMMAGLQGAGKTTTSGKLARLLQKQNHKPLLVAADIYRPAAIKQLQILGEQIKVPVFSLGETNPVEIAAKAVEHAKENHLDYVIIDTAGRLHIDEELMDELKQIRDAVKPDEILLVVDAMTGQDAVNVAQSFNEQLELTGVVLTKLDGDTRGGAAISVKAVTGCPIKFAAMGEKIDALEPFHPERMASRILGMGDMLSLIEKAQASIDAEKAAELERKMRRAEFTLEDFQEQLEQIKKLGPLDQLLDMLPGIGKAKGLKDLKVDEKQMARTEAIIKSMTPEERRRPEIINASRRKRIAKGSGTTLQDVNRLLKQFEDMRKMMKQFSNMMSGSRGKALKKLSKNKGFRFPFG, encoded by the coding sequence GTGGCGTTTGAAGGGTTGACCGGCAGGCTGCAGAGTGTGTTCAGCAAGCTGCGCGGCAAGGGCAAGGTAACGGAGGAAGATGTTAACGAAGCGCTGCGAGAAGTGCGTCTGGCGCTGTTGGAAGCGGACGTGAACTTCAAGGTCGTCAGAGACTTTATCAATAAAGTCAGAGAACGCGCGATCGGTCAGGAAGTGTTGAAGAGCTTCACGCCGGGTATGGTCGTCATCGATATCGTCAATAAGGAATTAACGGAGCTGATGGGCGGCACCCACAGCAAGCTGGCCCGTTCGACGCGCCCGCCCACGGTGATCATGATGGCGGGGCTGCAGGGTGCGGGTAAGACGACGACTTCCGGGAAGCTCGCGCGCCTGCTCCAGAAGCAGAATCACAAGCCGCTTCTCGTCGCGGCGGATATCTACCGCCCGGCTGCGATCAAACAATTGCAGATCCTGGGCGAACAGATCAAGGTGCCCGTGTTCTCGCTTGGCGAGACGAACCCGGTTGAGATCGCGGCGAAGGCCGTTGAACATGCCAAGGAGAACCATCTCGACTATGTGATCATCGATACGGCTGGACGCCTTCATATCGATGAAGAGCTGATGGATGAGCTGAAGCAGATCCGCGATGCGGTGAAGCCGGATGAGATCCTGCTCGTCGTCGATGCGATGACCGGACAGGACGCGGTGAATGTGGCGCAGAGCTTCAACGAGCAATTGGAGCTGACGGGCGTCGTGCTGACCAAGCTGGACGGCGATACCCGCGGCGGTGCAGCGATCTCCGTCAAGGCCGTCACCGGCTGCCCGATCAAGTTTGCAGCGATGGGCGAGAAGATCGATGCGCTGGAGCCTTTCCATCCAGAGCGAATGGCCTCCCGCATCCTCGGCATGGGCGATATGCTCTCGCTGATCGAGAAGGCGCAGGCCAGCATCGATGCGGAGAAGGCAGCGGAACTCGAGCGCAAGATGCGCCGGGCGGAGTTTACGCTGGAGGACTTCCAGGAACAGCTGGAGCAGATCAAGAAGCTGGGACCACTGGATCAGCTTCTCGATATGCTGCCGGGCATCGGCAAGGCCAAAGGGCTCAAAGACCTGAAGGTCGACGAGAAGCAGATGGCGCGCACCGAAGCGATCATCAAGTCGATGACCCCAGAGGAGCGCCGCCGGCCTGAGATCATCAATGCCAGCCGCCGCAAGCGCATCGCCAAGGGCAGCGGAACCACTCTGCAGGATGTGAACCGCCTGCTCAAGCAGTTCGAAGACATGCGCAAGATGATGAAGCAATTCTCGAACATGATGAGCGGCAGCAGGGGCAAGGCGCTGAAGAAACTCAGCAAGAACAAGGGCTTCCGCTTCCCGTTCGGCTGA